GCGCGCCATCTGAAAGAGGAAAAAGACTCCAAGATCGAGCACGAGGCGATCGCGGCCATTGAGGAGATGATCGCCGGCAAGGACGTATTCATCAACAAGGACTTCATCGACCAGACGGTCGCGCCCAAGGCGGCCCCGCCAAGGCCGGTGGTGCAGGCGGCAGCGGCGGCCGGACAGAGAAGGATGACTCCCAAGTATTCCGTCCAGGTGACCAACGAGCTTTTCCATAATGGAAACGTGGAGGCCTGGAAACGAATCATCGAAAGCTATAAGGTCGCTCATCCGGACATCGAAGTAAGGATATTTTATGAGAACGAGCTTATCAATGATATCAATACCCTTTTTAAATGGGGCAAAGTGAAGACGGGCGGTTTGATTTTCTTCCAGGCTTCGGGCGAGAATATCCGTAACGTTTCCAAGCTGCAGAAGTACCTCTTCGAGGGTGCAAGCCCCCGTTTCGAACAGTTCCTCAAGCTTGGCGTCGGCAAAGTTCTCAAGCTTTTCTAACGTAACGCAGACTGAAAAAAGAAACGGAAAAGCAATAAAAAGGGAGAATTGAACAATGGAAAACATAGTTTATTTCAGCAAGGACCTCAAAGAGCTTGATGAGAAAGTTAAAAAAAGACTCGGTATTCGGGGACGGCGCGCGGTTGAGCTTGCGATGATGGGCCTCCCGATAGCTCCCGGCTTTATTATAGATTCGGAGCTTACAAGGAAGCTGCCACAGGTAAATTTGAAGGAGTTTTTAAAGACTCATATAGACCACCTCGAAAAAGAAACCAAAAAGGGATTCGGCGATGCGAAAAGGCCGCTCCTTCTCAAGGTGGTTTTAAGCTCGGATTTCAATGTGCCGTATTTCCCCTCGATACACAACATAGGGCTCAACGACAAGACGGTGACCGGCTTCGGACAGTTTACCGGATTGGATTTCGCATACGGTGAATACAGGTTTTTACTGAGGAGCGTGGGGACAAAAATATACAGCCTGGAGGCCGCGGACTTCGACAAGATGGACGCGAAGGGCGCGAAGCAGAAGGCCGAAGACATAAAGAAGGCCGTGGATAATTTTAAGAAGTACCTTGGTGACAAATACAGCGAAGACGTGTACGACCAGCTCGGTCTTATACTGAAAGGGGCGGCTTCCAGGTATTGCGACTCCGAGATCGATGTGGACGATTCACTCTCCATCATGGTGCAGGCGATGGTCTACGGCAACTTCGGCAACAATTCCTATTCGGGGAATTACTATACGAGGAATATCATTACGGGTGACCCGCTTATCCAGGGTAGCTTTCTCCAGAACGCCTTCGACATCGACAAGAGCAAGTCGAAGGATATTGCAAAGATCGATAAAAAGTATTTCGACAAGTTCTCAGACATAGCCAAGAAAGTGGAGGAGAAGTTCAAGGAGATCCGGGAGATCAAGTTCACCATCGAGGAAGGCGATTTCTGGCTGGTTGAGCAAAGGGACGTTGACGAAAAATCGACCCAGGCGCACATCAAAACGCTGCTCGATCTATGCAAGCGGAAAAGCGTGACCGAAGAATACGTGGTCGGCAATATCAAGCCGGCCCAGCTTAACGAGCTTCTGCACCCCGTTATCGATCCAAGGACGATCGGCGGCGTCAAGACCATCAAGGGCGGGATTTCCGGATCGCCCGGGGCGGCGATCGGCCGGGTGTTCTTCTCGACGCCGAAGCTGCTTGAGGAATATAAAAAAGCGATCATGCACGGGGGCGACACCAACCTGATTCTGGTGATGCCCTCAAGTTACGCGGAGGATGTCAAGGCGATCGAGGTCGCGAAGGGCGTTATGACCACGGAGGGCGGGTTCTCTTCACACGCCCCGGTGGTCGCTCGCAGTTTGGGAAAGGTCGCCATGGTTCAGCCGGACATGAGGATTCGCGGCACTACTTTCACACTGGCCGGCAAGACGGTAAAGGAAGGGGACTACGTTTCGATCAACGTTCCCTATTACGAACCGCCGACGATATATCTGGGGAAGGTCGGCCTCATCGAACCGAACGTAAAGGAAAACGGGCTCATCGACTTTCTTAAAATCGTGGAAAAGTTTATTGATGATTTCGATGTTCGCGCCAACGCCGATCAGGGGCGCGACGCCAAGCTCGCCCGCGAGTTCAACGCCGTTGGTATCGGCCTGTGCAGGACCGAGCACATGTTCTTTAACGAGAAGCGCATCATGAGGTTCCGGGAGATGATCCTCGCCGAGTCCGAGGATGAGCGCAGGAAAACCCTGGATGCGTTGAAGCCCATGCAGCGCTCGGACTTCTACGACCTCTTCAAGACGATGGTCGGGTTCCCGGTAACCATTCGCCTGCTCGACGCGCCTTTACATGAATTCCTGCCGCGTACGGACGCGAGTATGAAGGAGTTTATACGGCACATGCAGGGCCGGGGAAAGGCCCCCAAGCCCGCCGAAATAATGGCGCGCTGCGAGGAGCTCTCGGAGATGAACCCGATGCTCGGGCATCGCGGGTGCCGGGTCGCGATCACTTATCCGGAAATCTACGAAATGCAGTGCCGCGCGATCTTCGAGGCGGCCTGCATGCTGAGAAAAGAGGGCATAAAAATCAAACCCGAAATCATGATTCCGATTGTCATGACCGAGCACGAGCTGAAGTTCATCAAAAACGGCAAGAAAATCGAAGGAAAGGTCGTCAAGGGTATACGGGACATAAAGGACGAAGTGGTCATGGAGTATGGCGTCGAGGACCTCGACTACAGCGTTGGGACCATGATAGAGCTTCCCGCGGCGGCCCTCGGCGCGGGCGCTATCGCGCAGCATGCGGAGTTCTTCAGCTTCGGCACGAACGACCTTACCCAGACAACGTACGGACTCTCTCGCGACGACATCAACTCGTTCTTCCCGAGCTACTCGCTCTACGACCTCATCCGCAACAATCCTTTCCAGGTGCTGGGCGAGCAGGTAAAGGAGCTCATCGAAGTCGCCGCGCTCCGCGGGCGGCTCACCCGCCCGGACATCAAGATGGGACTGTGCGGCGAGCACGGAGCGGACCCGGAGAATATCGAGTTCTGCATCAATGTGGGACTGAACTACGTTTCGTGTAATCCGTATTCAATCCCGCTCGCAAAGCTCGCGGTTGCACAGTACAACCTGCGGGAAGAAGAATAGCCAAAACGGCGAAGTTTCGGTGAAACCGAGGAGAGGGACGGGAGTCTCTCTCCTTTTTTCTTGTCGAGTTACGCATCGGTCAGAGGTACTGTACCGAGGCAAAGGAGCGGCGTATTCCCCGGGAGTAACGGAAAGCGGGATATCCGAGTATCATCGCCAGCGACACGCTGTTTTTGTCCGGTATTCCCCACTTTCTCTTCAGACGTTTTTCGCGGTTGATTGCGAACGACACGGTGCCGATCATGCAGCTTCCCAGCCCAATCGCTTCCGCGGCGGTCATCGCATACGTGCATGCGATGCTTCCGTCCACGGGGTCGGCATAGGGCGATTGATGGAACAGCAATACGCACGGGGCGTGGTAGAAGAGGTAGTCCGTAGTATCAGACCGCGCCTCTGTTATGGCGCGTAAGGCCGGGATGACAAATCCTTCCATCATTTCAGCGTCGGTCTTTTTCATGAAGGGAACCGCGAGGGTCTTTATTACCGGGTTGTCGAAAATGAGCCACTTTTTAAATATACCGCAAATGTCCCCGGCGAGTTCCCAGACGCGTTCCGTCGACATCACCGCGACAACCCCGACGTCCGATGGCGGCAGGCCCATGGGCGCGGTCGAAGCGACCGAAATAATTTTTTCGATCGATGCTTTTTCGACGGGGCGATCGCTGAACTCGCGCACGCTTCTGCGCGAGGCCAGCAGATTATACAGGGCGCCAAGGGAGGCGCGTTCATTCTTTTTCGGCAGGGGAAATGAGTATTCAGGGTCGACGCCGCGTCCGGTGACCGAAATGGCGCTGCGCGGGCAGACGAGCATGCACTGCGCACAGCCTATACAGCCCAGGCCGTTGTCGGGAAATATTTCGGGCCTTCCGTCCACGTCGAGAATGGTGAACGACTTGCATACCCTTGCGCACAGGCCGCATGAAGTGCAACGGCAGTAGTCTATCGAGGGACGGGCCGGTTCGTCACCGAAGCCCGTTTTGATCGTTTTCCCCGGCCTGTCTTTCATGATATATCTCCGGCGTTTTTGTAATCGGTTAAGGTTAAAAATATAAAGCATATAATTCAACCTATTAATGGCGTGTTTCCAGGTGCTGATGGAGACAGTGTCATGCAACATGTAATGGCGAATGTAATAATAATTAAAATTGTCTTGATAATATTTGGCCACTTATTACCTTTTCCAAAAAAAGGAGATGGGTCTATGGACAACAAGGATATCGTCATTATTTCAGGTTGCAGAACGCCGATCGGCAGTTTCGGGCAGAGCCTGCGCGACGTACGCGCGTACGAGCTTGCTTCGCTTGTAATGAAGGAAGCGATGGCCAGGGCGAAAGTAGAGGGGGCACAGCTCAGCGACGTAATCTTCGGGGATTGCATTCAGACCTCGGAGGAGGCGAACACGGCCAGGACCGCGGCGCTGAAGACCGGTATTCCGGTCGGGGTACCGGCGGTCACCATTCAGCGCCAGTGCGCTTCGGGTATGCAGTCCGTAATTTTCGCGAGCCAGCAGCTCCAGTGCGGAGATTCCGAGATCGTGCTTGCCGGCGGCGTGGAGTCCATGTCGAACGCGCCGTACATACTCAAAAAGGCCCGCTGGGGCGCACGCCTGACACACGGTGAAATGACCGACGCGATGTGGGAACTGCTCCACTCGGGCAGCGGCCTGCTTGGCGAGGCCTATATCATGGGCCAGACGGCCGAGAACCTCGCGAAGAAGTACAATATTTCGCGTGACGAGCAGGACCAGCTTGCCTTTGAAAGCCACTCGAAAGCACTTGCCGCGATCGATTCTGGAAAATTCAAGGATGAAATTGTACCGGTTCCCATTCCCGGACGCAAGGGGGAGGTGAAG
The DNA window shown above is from Spirochaetota bacterium and carries:
- a CDS encoding putative PEP-binding protein, whose product is MENIVYFSKDLKELDEKVKKRLGIRGRRAVELAMMGLPIAPGFIIDSELTRKLPQVNLKEFLKTHIDHLEKETKKGFGDAKRPLLLKVVLSSDFNVPYFPSIHNIGLNDKTVTGFGQFTGLDFAYGEYRFLLRSVGTKIYSLEAADFDKMDAKGAKQKAEDIKKAVDNFKKYLGDKYSEDVYDQLGLILKGAASRYCDSEIDVDDSLSIMVQAMVYGNFGNNSYSGNYYTRNIITGDPLIQGSFLQNAFDIDKSKSKDIAKIDKKYFDKFSDIAKKVEEKFKEIREIKFTIEEGDFWLVEQRDVDEKSTQAHIKTLLDLCKRKSVTEEYVVGNIKPAQLNELLHPVIDPRTIGGVKTIKGGISGSPGAAIGRVFFSTPKLLEEYKKAIMHGGDTNLILVMPSSYAEDVKAIEVAKGVMTTEGGFSSHAPVVARSLGKVAMVQPDMRIRGTTFTLAGKTVKEGDYVSINVPYYEPPTIYLGKVGLIEPNVKENGLIDFLKIVEKFIDDFDVRANADQGRDAKLAREFNAVGIGLCRTEHMFFNEKRIMRFREMILAESEDERRKTLDALKPMQRSDFYDLFKTMVGFPVTIRLLDAPLHEFLPRTDASMKEFIRHMQGRGKAPKPAEIMARCEELSEMNPMLGHRGCRVAITYPEIYEMQCRAIFEAACMLRKEGIKIKPEIMIPIVMTEHELKFIKNGKKIEGKVVKGIRDIKDEVVMEYGVEDLDYSVGTMIELPAAALGAGAIAQHAEFFSFGTNDLTQTTYGLSRDDINSFFPSYSLYDLIRNNPFQVLGEQVKELIEVAALRGRLTRPDIKMGLCGEHGADPENIEFCINVGLNYVSCNPYSIPLAKLAVAQYNLREEE
- a CDS encoding nitroreductase family protein, coding for MKDRPGKTIKTGFGDEPARPSIDYCRCTSCGLCARVCKSFTILDVDGRPEIFPDNGLGCIGCAQCMLVCPRSAISVTGRGVDPEYSFPLPKKNERASLGALYNLLASRRSVREFSDRPVEKASIEKIISVASTAPMGLPPSDVGVVAVMSTERVWELAGDICGIFKKWLIFDNPVIKTLAVPFMKKTDAEMMEGFVIPALRAITEARSDTTDYLFYHAPCVLLFHQSPYADPVDGSIACTYAMTAAEAIGLGSCMIGTVSFAINREKRLKRKWGIPDKNSVSLAMILGYPAFRYSRGIRRSFASVQYL
- a CDS encoding acetyl-CoA C-acetyltransferase, producing MDNKDIVIISGCRTPIGSFGQSLRDVRAYELASLVMKEAMARAKVEGAQLSDVIFGDCIQTSEEANTARTAALKTGIPVGVPAVTIQRQCASGMQSVIFASQQLQCGDSEIVLAGGVESMSNAPYILKKARWGARLTHGEMTDAMWELLHSGSGLLGEAYIMGQTAENLAKKYNISRDEQDQLAFESHSKALAAIDSGKFKDEIVPVPIPGRKGEVKMFDTDEHPRRDVSRESLAKLKPAFDKNGTVTAGNSSGLNDGAAALVITSAKKAQELGAKPVVRIVANALVGVEPHLMGYGPVPAVEKLLKKTGMKLDDIGLIEANEAFAAQYLACEKGLGLDRTKVNVNGSGVGLGHPVGCTGARLVVTLMNEMKRRNVRFGIATLCVGGGMGAAVLIENI